Genomic window (Enterobacteriaceae bacterium 4M9):
TGGGGTATCAGCAACGCCTGGTCTTTATATGGCGGCAGTATTATTGCTGGGGACTATAACGCCTTCGTTATCGGACTGGGGCGTGACCTTTTGTCGCTCGGTGCCATTTCTGCCGACGTGACGCAATCTGTGGCGCGTTTGCCCGGTGAAGGCCGTCAGCAAGGGAAATCCTGGCGCTTAAGCTATTCCAAACGGTTTGATGAATTAAATAGCGAAATTACGTTTGCGGGCTACCGGTTTTCAGAGCGCGATTATATGTCGATGAATGAATATTTGAATCGACGCTATCGGGGCAGCCTGCTTCGTCACGACAAAGAGCTTTATACCGTCACGGCAAGTAAAACGTTCAGCGATGCACGGACGTCGGCTTATTTAAGCTGGAGTCACCAGACATACTGGAACTCTGAGGATACCGATCGATACAGCTTTTCCGTGAGCCGCTATTTTGATGTGGCGAGCTTACATGATATTTCAGCAACACTGAGCGTGACGCGCAGTGACTACAATGAAAGAACCGACAATGCCGCCTATCTGAACCTCAGCGTTCCGTTTGGTGGGGGAACGGTGAGCTACAACGCCACCAAACTTAATGACCGCTATACCCACACTGCGGGCTGGTATCAGCGACTTTCCAGCGGTGACAGCTACAGGGTGCAGGCCGGTAGCGCAAGCGGCGGCGGCGAAGACAGCACGACGTTAGGTAATGTGTATTACAACCATAAAGGCGATATCGCTGATATGACGGTCAACACCTCATGGGTGCAAAACCGTTATACCTCTGCCGGTATGTCGCTTTCAGGCGGTTTAACCGCGACCGCGAAAGGGGCTGCGCTACATCCGGGTGGCACGCAGGGCGGTAGCCGCATGCTGGTCAGCACGGACGCAATAAGTCATGTTCCTGTTGAAAACTACGGGCGTTCTAACGTCTTTGGGATTGCCGTTATTCCCGATGTGGCGAGCTATTATCCGGTCACCACTTCAATACAGCTTAATAAGCTGCCTGATGATGTTGAAATATCCGGCTCCAGCGTGGCCGAGGCGGCATTAACCGAAGGCGCTATTGGTTACCGTCAGTTTGATGTACTTAAAGGTGCGAAACTCATCGGAATATTTGCGCTTGAAAACGGGAAAAAACCGCCCTTTGGCGCAACCGTGCATAACAGTAAAAACCGTGAGGTCGGCATTATTTCCGATGACGGAATGGCGTGGATTAGCGGTATTAACCCAGGCGATAAACTGAGCGTCAACTGGGGCGGGAAAACACAATGTACCACCTCGGTTCCTCATCAAATAAATACAGATAAACTCTTCTTCCCCTGCCAGAAATAAGCGGCGGGGCTGAAAAGAGAACAGGTAAGTAAAGGTATTATAAATATGAATAAATCTGTTTATGGTTTGCTGCTGCCGGCACTGGTAGCAGCACCGCTTTCATCTTATGCAGCGATTGCGTTAGATCGCACCAGGGCAATTTTCCCGGGCACAGAAAAAAGTATTTCACTTAACATCAGCAATGAAAACCCGCAAAAACCGTATCTGGCTCAGGCCTGGCTGGAAGATGGGAACAGGCAGAAAATCAGCTCGCCTTTTATCATTGTGCCGCCATTACAGCGCTTAGAGCCGGGTGCAAAGAGTGCCATTCGTATCAACGCACTGCCTGCCGTAGCTGCTCTGCCGCAGGACAGGGAATCGGTGTTCTGGTTTAACGTCAGAGAAGTGCCGCCGAAAAGTGATAAACCGAATGTCATGCAGGTGGCGCTGCAGACGCGCATTAAAATGTTCTATCGCCCGCAAGCAATTATTCCCGAGAAATATACACACTGGGAAGACAAATTAACGTTCAGTCGCACCAGTGACGGTTATCGAGTTGATAACCCAACACCTTATTATGTCACGGTGATTTCTATTTCCGGCAATAAAGACGAGAGCGTGGCAAAAGACTTTCAGCCTTTCATGATTGCGCCTAAATCAGGCGAAAGGGTGAAAATGAAACAATACAAGACGCTGTATGTCATGACCATTAATGACTTTGGTGGTAAGCCGCTGACAACCTTTAATTGTACAAAAGATGACTGTCACGCTGAGCAAAAATAATCTGCACAGAGAATCACACATGAAAAGCCGTTCTGCTCGTGGTCTGCCCTTTCTTTTCGCTGCGTTGAGTGAGCGAATTGCGTGCTTTGTACCGCAGGGAAACGTGAAAACGGCGGGTCTGGAATACATTTGATGAAAACGAATGCCGTGATAAGCGCTTTGATAACGGTGCTGGCTTGTGGGCAATACCCGGCACGCGCGAGTGTGGATATCAATTACCGTGGAACCCTGGTTGCTGATGCATGCCAGCTTTCAACGGATAGCGCTGAACAGACTATTGAGTTTCCGGATATCTCCGTCAGCGCATTTAAAAGAAACCCGCGCTCAGCGCCAAAAAAGTTTGCCTTAACGCTGCTGGAGTGTGATTTAACGGCAGGCAACCTGGTCAACGTGACATTTAACGGCCAGGAAAGCCGCGAGCAGCCAGGGACGTTTGCCATGACGGAAGGAAACAGCGAAGGCGTTGCGATTGCCCTTGAGTCGGAAGACGGCGAGGCCGTGAAGCCGTCAGTCGCGATGCGCCCCAATACCTTAGTACAAGGACGCAATGTGCTCAGTTTCAGGGCGTATATCCAGGGGAATGATTACGCCGCGATTAAGGAAGGCCAGTTTTCATCAAGTGTTAATTTTGTTCTGGAGTATGAGTAATGGGACGCTTCGTCATCGCCTTTTTGCTTTTCGGTATCAATGCCGCTCAGGCCGCAATTAACGTTGACAGGACGAGACTGGTGTTCAACGGAAGTGACAAAACGATAAGCATCGGGGTCACCAATACCGATAACGCCAATCCGTATCTGGTCCAGTCATGGATTGAAGATGCGGATATGAACAGGCTTCCTATTGATATCTCGCCACTGATTGTCGTGCCGCCGGTGATGAGGATGGACGGCGGTGAAAAAAGTGCGCTGCGTATCAGTGCGACTTCTCATGCCGCCCTGTTGCCCAGCGATCGGGAAAGCCTTTTTTATCTTAACGTCAGAGAGATCCCTAAAAAAAAGCAGGGCGAGAATGTGCTACAGGTTGCCATTCAGACAACGTTAAAAGTGATATACCGCCCGGCAACGATAAAACGCTCGCCATTATCGTTTGATGGCAGTGGATTAACACTCACACGCACCCGTGAAGGGCTGAAAATTGCCAATTCAACGCCGTATTACTTTACGGTTGTGGGCCTTTCTGTGAATAAAAATGACACAAAGCAAGAGGGGTTTGAATCTTTCTCTGTTGCACCGTATGCCTCCTCAGTTATCAAAAATAATCTCCCGGACACGGCTAAATCTGTCTGGGCAACGTTTATTAATGATTACGGCGGCAGGCCTCAGCAGGCGTTAACCGTCATGTAACTGGCCTGGTATTCACCATTGAATGTTATTTAAGACGAGAACCATCAACAGGGTTATAAAATGAATGTGAGCTGTTTAACGTATTCACTTTTTGCCGCTTCATTTTTGTTTATCAACACCAGCGCTCAGGCTTCTGGCAGGGTGAAAGCGGTTGCCGGTGTGTATGATTTTGTATTGAGTTTTGATACCCAGGATGCAACCAATGCCATTGGCACAGAGATTGATAAAACGTGGCAAGTCGGTGCTATCCCTTCCGGGCAGTGGTTCATACGGTGTACATCGCTTGATAAATCAAATAACCGGGGCATTCCCATTCTTTATTCTGCGGGCTTTATCTCCCCTTTGGTTCACACCACCGGGAACTGGTATAGCTTAGATGAGCACTGGGACGTTTCTGTAAAAGTATATATTGCCGGTAAGGTGATGAAATACATCCCCGTTCCGTTTGATGCCGTGAGTAACCAGAACCAGAATACCTACACGCAGTGCCTCTCCCTGGGCGACAACTATATCAGAACCAGTACGCTGGGTACGGGTAAACAAGGTATTTTTAGTCTGAAGCTGAAGAAAAAGATTGTTAATGGCTATTCGTTTATTTCTTCTCCGATCATTTATGTGGCCGGGGCGACGGCTGCCAGCGATATCGATATTAACGACCCGTTCGCACGGGTTATTATTGATTCTTTTTCTATTAACCTTCCCGAAAAATGTGAAATTAATGCAGGTCAGTCGATTGATATCGACTTTGGTGATGTCGCGACCACAAAACTAGATGGCAATCACTATCGTGAGAAGAAAACGTTAACCGTTTCATGCTCAGGCGGTGAGTTTGACAGCGGGCTTGACTCGGTCTCTGCCCAATTTATTGGCGCTGCCAGTCCGTTTTCCAGCGATTATTTTTCATCAACCCATAATGGTATTGGAATCTTGTTAAAAGATGAGGCCGATAATGCGATTAAACCGCAGGGGGAACGGAAAATAAATATGGTGAGTGGCAAAGGCAGCTTGCCGCTTAGCTTTACGCCTGTTGCGGAGTCAAGAAGTATAGATGCGGGCGAGTTCACTGCCAGTATCATTGTCAAATTATTACTGGAATAAAATGAAAAAGCTAAAATGGTGTCTTGTGACTGCCGCCGTGCTGGCAAGTTCAGCGGCATTATCATGGCAAGTCACGCGTGATGATATCGTGATTAATATTAAGGGGCGCGCCATCATCATTCCCTGCCATATCAATAATGACGTTGATATCGATATTGATTTTGGCACCGTCGGTGTTCAGGCGATTAAATCCGGTAACCAGTTTGTCGAACGCTGGATACCTGTGCAATGCGATAGCCGGGTGTCTTCCTATTCACTGAAGATAGAAAGTACGTCTTCAGGCAGTGAGCAAAATGCGCTGACGACGACTATCCCAGGGCTGGAGATTGCTCTGCTCGAAGGGAGTACCAGCCTGCTGCTGAATACCTTTTTTAAACCTAAAAATGAAAATGGTCTGATGCTCAAATCGCAGCTGACGGTGACGAAGGATTTTGCCAGCGGTACAGCAGGGAAATTTAGCGCCTCGGCAACGCTGACAACACAGTACGACTGATAATCGTGCTGTGCGGGTTAGCCCGTGTGTTATTGATAGATAAGTCACTCTTCATCCTGGTATTTCCGGTGATGCGAAAATTTCAAATAAGGCTTTAGGATGAAAGTTGAACGGGTAATATATTCACTTTTCGGTGCTTCACTTCTTTTAATCAATACCAGCGCAAATGCTACAGGGAAAGTGAGAACGGCAGCGGGTGTGTATGACTACGTATTGAACTTTACCGATCAGGATGCCAGTAATACCATTGGTACGAAAATCACAAAAACATGGGATGTTGCTCCAATACCCAGTGGGCAATGGTATGTGCAATGTACGTCGGTTGATAATCCCCAGGCTGTTGGTGTTCCGGTTTTTTATACCGCGCATTTTGCGCCTGACATGGTCGAGGTTGGGAATAAGGTATATAGCTTAGATGAGCACTGGAATATCTCTGCACAGATCTTTATTTCTGGCAAAGTGAGTAAAAACGTCGATGTCCCGTTTGATAACCGTGATAATGAATACCTGAATGCGCCAGCGAAGTGCCGTGCTCTTGGCGATAACTACCCCCAAACCAGTAACCTGGCAACCGGTAAGCAGGGGGCACTTCAACTGACGCTAAAGAAAAAAATTGTGAACGGCTATTCGTTTCTTTCTTCGACAATTCTTTATCTCGCTGGGGCCACGGCGAAAAATGAAGTTGATATTAATGACCCTTATGCGCGCATAGTTATTGGCTCTTTTGCGATCAACCTTCCTGAGAAATGCGAGATTAATGCCGGTCAGTCTATTGATATAGACTTTGGCGATGTCGCAACAACAAAACTGGATGGTAACCACTATCCTGTTAAGAAAGCATTAAACGTTTCATGCTCAGGCGGCGAATTTGAAAGCGGGCTTGGCGCCGTCTCCACAGAGTTTTTAGGCGGTGTGAGCCGTTTTTCAGATGATTACTTCGGCACAAGCCATGGCGGTATTGGCATTGAGTTAAAAGATGAGTCGAATAATGTCATAAAACCACACGGGAAAAAGAAGGTCACGATGACAAATGGGAAAGGGAGTCTACCCGTTATCTTTGCGCCTGTTGCTGAGTCTAAGGGTATTGATGCAGGTGAATTCAATGCCAATATCGTGGTTAAATTGTTGCTGGAATAACACAATAAATATAAAACTGTTGATGTATAAAGGGCGGTAGCGCAAAGGAGCGTTATCGCCTTTCTTTTTTGTGTCAGGCCTGGCGCAGGCGACGACGCCCGATACCAGTGAGCCAGAGGAAATTTCTGCTGTTAGTCGCTCGTGTTATTTTCTAATCGGGATAGCTGGGACAGGACCGATAATAAGGGCTATATAACGACGGTTATACTACGGTGCTATTTATTTTTAATAAAGGGTACGCGATGGCGACAATCGACGAGAGTCTAAAAACACTTAATTACTACGATGAATGGGGGCCATCAGGCATCTGAGATATTCTTTAAACATCTCAGGCGACAGTAATACTGCCTGGTTATTTTATTTCCAGCCACCAGCGAGTAATCCGTGTGGTGCTATGGTTTGTGATGATTCCGGCTCTTTCCAGGCTCATCAGCCAGCGTCTTGCAGAGTAGATAGATAAATCACATTCATCTGCGACTTCACGCGTGGTTGTAAAATTTCCCTTTTTTATCATGTGCTTAATTATTTTTATTTTAATGTCCTGACCATTTCCTTTACTGTCTAGTTTGGGCATGACGCAATCAGTGATAATAGACATGGTTAAGTCTGACATAGTTACTCCCATTGTGCTTTCACATGTTCATACTCCTGATGTTGACAATAAGCCTCAGCACTTTGCCTCTCAATAATATGTCGTCGGATATAATATATATAGAATATTAATCTAAAAATATCATTATATTTAGATTAATATTTCGGTTTGTAAGTCTTGTCTTTTTTGGCGGTGCTTTTCCTTAGCATGACTTGTAAGTGACTGAGACTAAGAAAGATGTTTTTAAACGGGCTGTTTTTTAGGCGCCAGACATGATGACGCAATGACGCATAGGTCCTGACGCTGTCGGTGTGATGAAACGCATTGCGTGGGCAAGCGTGTGCTGCTCAGGCTGGCCGCTGGCTTCTTTTGTTCGCCACAGAACGCAGGAAATATTTCGCTTCTGCTGACGAAGAATAGCCTGTGTTTTTCCTCTTCATTTTTATTCGCATGCTGTTCACGCAGAGCCTGAGCGCTATTTTGCCGTGTGCCAGTGCGTAAGTGCTCGAGTGATTAACGGGTCACCGGAAAATATGTACCCGCCCGATCGCGCAGCCCGTTTTGCTGCTGAATCGTAACGGGCTGATTCGGGATCAATATTTGTGTATGGCTTCGCGGTTATGGTGAAACTCTTCAGTTAAGGAAGCCAGAGGGATAAGGACCATGAACCGCTTTATTCTCGCGGATGCTGCAAAGTGTATTGGCTGTCGCACCTGCGAGGTGGCCTGCGTAATGGCCCACCAGGATGCAGGCAGCAGCGCCGTTAGCGCACGCACATTTACACCGCGTATTCGTATTATCAAAGGCAGCTACGTTTCTACCGCCGTTGCCTGTCGCCACTGCGAAGATGCGCCCTGCGTAGGCGTGTGTCCGACCAGCGCGCTGGTGATGGAGCGTGATGCCGTGCAAATCCGCGAGGCGAACTGCATCGGCTGCAAAAGTTGCATGATGGCCTGCCCGTTTGGTGCCATTGATATTGTGACGGCACACAGTGACGTTGCGGCAATGAAAGTGGTGAAGTGCGATTTGTGTCAGCAGCGCAGCGCCGGACCGGCCTGTGTGGCGGCCTGTCCGACGGGGGCGCTGCGCTGCATGGATGACCGCACGTTGCGCCGCAGCGGTGTGGAGAAACGTCGTCGTGCGGCTTTTTGTGAATTTGCCTGATTGCGCGCTGCGGCGTTTGTCGTGCCGGCCTGGTCAGGCTTCCTCGCGCCAGGCGCGCTCAATTTCCTCTGCCAGGATTTTCACTCCCGCTTCGATTTTTTCCGGCTCCGGCACATAGTTCATGCGCATACACTGCTGTGTATGCGGCCACGGCTTCTCAAGTCCTGGGAAGAAGTGATTGCCCGGTACCATCAACACGCCGCGCGCTTTCAGGCGCTGGTACAACAGTTCAGTCGACATCGGCAGGTCCTTAAACCATAGCCACAGGAAAATCGCGCCTTCCGGTTTGTGAATCAGGCAGCGTTCGGCGGGCAGGTAGCGGCGCAAAATGGCGATGGTTTCCTGTACGCGCTGCTGATAGAAGGGCTTAATCACCGTTTCTGACAGGCGCAGCATGTCTTTGCGCTTAATCATCTCGCAGGCGATAGCCGGACCAATGCCGCCGGGTGCCAGGCTCACAATGCCGTTCATATTGCTGATAGCGGAGATGATTTTCTCATTGGCGATAATAATGCCGCAGCGGCTGCCCGGCAGGCCCAGCTTCGACAGGCTCATGCACAAAATAATGTTCGGGTTCCACAGCGCGCAGGCCTCGCTGAAGATAATGCCCGGAAACGGCAGGCCGTAGGCGTTATCAATAACCAGCGGAATGCCGTGCTGGTTGGCAAGCCCGTCGAGCTTGCGCAGCTCGTCGTCGGTAATGACGTTACCGGTTGGGTTAGTCGGACGAGAAACACAGATCATGCCGGTATCTTCGCCGATATGCAGGTGTTCAAAGTCCACATGGTACTTAAACTGCCCGTCTGGCAGCAGTTCAATATTCGGACGCGTGGAAACGAACAGATCGTCTTCCAGCCCTGCATCGGCATAGCCAATGTACTCCGGTGCCAGTGGGAACAGCACTTTCTTGCTGCTGCCGTCGGCCATGCGCCCTGCGAAAAGATTAAACAGGTAGAAAAACGCGCTCTGGCTGCCATTTGTCAGTGCAATATTCTGAGGTCCAATATCCCAGCCCTGCGTCTCACGTAGCATGTCCGCCAGCGCAATCAGAAAATCATTTTTTCCTTGCGGACCATCGTAGTTACACAGCGCGTCGGTCACTTTACCGTTGGCGAGCATCTCGGCCAGCAGTCCCTGGAAATAATCTTCCATCGCCGGAATTTTGGCCGGATTGCCGCCGCCGAGCATGATGGCGCCGGGGGTACGCAGGCCGTCGTTGAGATCTTCCATCAGGCGCGTAATGCCTGAATGGCGGGTAAATTTGTCGCCGAAAAGTGAAAACGTCATAGCGGTAAATCTGTCGGTGAGTGGTTATAAGAGGCTCACCATAACGCCAGAGCCTGCGCGGTGCAAACCGGCGCGCGCTCGCGATTTCGTGTGGTTGTCTGGCCTGACAGGCAGTATGGTAGTATTTTATGCTGTTATGAGGCGCATCCGGGGTCGGGCGACATCATGGCGCTGTGCGTGCGACAGCAAAGCGGCTCCCCGGCGGGGAGCCGTGAGGATCACCGCGCCGTGGCCTGTACCACGATAACCTTGTCTTCACCCTGATGGCGGCTAAAGCCGTAGCCCTGAGGGACTTTGAGCGGCAGATGCTGGCCTGCGCCAATTGCCGGATGGCGGGCGCGAAACTGTGCCAGCTTGCGCCAGTGCGCGAGCGTGCTGGCCTGAGCCGTGTTGGTATCGGCCCAGTTCATGTCTGAGCGTGTGCCCTGCAACGGGTCGGAGCCTGTCGGCCCAAAAGGACGCAGGGTTTCATCACCGTAGAAGAGTTGCACTGCACCTGGGGCCAGCAGCAGCAGTTCAGCTGCGCGTGCGCCACCTTCGCGGAAAAGCCGCGTGTCGTGCGACGATAAATAGCTCAGTACATTAAAATGCCGCAATTTATCGGCCATTTGCTGCCAGTTAGCGTCCATTTTCGCGATGCAATTCACCGCGTCTGCCGCTTGCTGCTGGTAGTCAAAGTTGAGCATGGCATCAAAGCCGCTGTCGTAATAGTCACTGCGCATCACGCCGTGGCCCCAGGCTTCTCCGGTCATCCAGAACGGCGCATCATCGACTGCCTTGTCGGGATTGGCCTGTTTCCAGGCCGCCAGCGCTGCGCTGGCCTCGTTTTTGAGTGCCAGCCAGCTGGCCTTTTCCACGTGTTTTGCGGTATCTACCCGAAAACCGTCAATGCCAAAGTCGCGCACCCAGCGAGTGAGCCAGTGGACGATATAGTCACGCGGTGTAAACCCGTCTATCGCCTGTGCTGCGGTATCGGGTTTGTTGCGCAGGAAATGCGGCAAACCAGACGGCTGCGTTGACTCGGTTTTTACATCCGGTAAAAACGCCAGCGACATCGTCAGGTCGTCAAAACCGGGGTTGTCATAATCACCGATATCGGTACGGATCCACGCTTTGCCCCACCAGTTGTCCCACGCCGGTTTGTCGCCAAAGTTGATGTAGTCGTTAAAGCTGTGCCAGCTCTGGCCAGGACCTGGCCGCCAGTCGGTCCAGCGTGTACCGAGGGTTTTTTCACGCGCTTCACCCTCAAGCCACAACGCGCCGAAGTGGAATTCCTGCATGTCGGCAAGCGTTGCATAGCCAACGTGGTTCATCACCACATCAAACAGCACGCGAATACCGCGCCGGTGCGCTTCATCAACCAGCTTGCGCAGGTCTTCTTCGCTGCCCATGTTGGCATCCAGTTTCGTCCAGTCGAGCGGGTAATAGCCGTGATAAGCGTAGTGCGGGAAGTCGCCTTTTTCGCCGCCACCGACCCAGCCGTGAATCTGCTCCAGCGGCGAGCTAATCCACAGCGCGTTGACGCCAAGCTGTTGCAGATAGTCGAGCTTTTGCGTCAGGCCCGCGAGGTCGCCACCGTGAAAGGTGCCAATTTCCTCCCCGCCGTCCGGTTGGCGACCATAGCTACGGTCATTGTCCGGGTTACCGTTGGCAAAACGGTCGGTCAGCACAAAATAGACGGTGGCATTTTGCCAGGAGAAGGGCGCGGGAGCGTCGGTCTTAGCCTGCTCCAGTAACAGCAGGCCGTGGCTCTCTGGCGCAGGCAGCAGCGTTACGCTGCCATCTTTGACCTGGGCCGTCTGGCCGCTGTAGAAATCGCGCACGCGGCTGCCGTCGCTAAAGCTCTGTCTGACGTTAACGGTGAGCGGTTTGCCGTCCCATTTTACGCACTGTGCAACAGCGGCGGCTGGCGCGTCCTGCGCGCTTTGCACCGACAGGCGCAGCGTTGGCGTACCTGAGCGGGTATCAAGCGCAATGTGATAAACACCGTCCCGAAAAACCCGCCAGCCCGGCGCTTCGCCTTTGCAGGGCGCGAGCGACAGCATCTGGTTGAGTTTTATGGCTTCTGCGGGTTGCCAGCACTGTTGGTCAAAATTGAGTGTCAAAGGAAGCGTACCCTTCGCGAGCTTTGCATCCGTGGTGAAAACGCCGGGGCTTTGTTCGTTCAGCGGTGGGAGAGTGGGCACAGACCACTGTGCCAGCGCAAGACCTGGGAACAACAGGAGTGAGAGGGCCAGAGGTTTCATGCTTTTCTTCCTCGAGTGTTTTTTTAAGAGTCTGGCATGCGCAGCACATAAAATGCTCATCCTGGAGCGTTGAAAAAGGGGCG
Coding sequences:
- a CDS encoding fimbrial protein; translated protein: MKVERVIYSLFGASLLLINTSANATGKVRTAAGVYDYVLNFTDQDASNTIGTKITKTWDVAPIPSGQWYVQCTSVDNPQAVGVPVFYTAHFAPDMVEVGNKVYSLDEHWNISAQIFISGKVSKNVDVPFDNRDNEYLNAPAKCRALGDNYPQTSNLATGKQGALQLTLKKKIVNGYSFLSSTILYLAGATAKNEVDINDPYARIVIGSFAINLPEKCEINAGQSIDIDFGDVATTKLDGNHYPVKKALNVSCSGGEFESGLGAVSTEFLGGVSRFSDDYFGTSHGGIGIELKDESNNVIKPHGKKKVTMTNGKGSLPVIFAPVAESKGIDAGEFNANIVVKLLLE
- the avtA gene encoding valine--pyruvate transaminase; protein product: MTFSLFGDKFTRHSGITRLMEDLNDGLRTPGAIMLGGGNPAKIPAMEDYFQGLLAEMLANGKVTDALCNYDGPQGKNDFLIALADMLRETQGWDIGPQNIALTNGSQSAFFYLFNLFAGRMADGSSKKVLFPLAPEYIGYADAGLEDDLFVSTRPNIELLPDGQFKYHVDFEHLHIGEDTGMICVSRPTNPTGNVITDDELRKLDGLANQHGIPLVIDNAYGLPFPGIIFSEACALWNPNIILCMSLSKLGLPGSRCGIIIANEKIISAISNMNGIVSLAPGGIGPAIACEMIKRKDMLRLSETVIKPFYQQRVQETIAILRRYLPAERCLIHKPEGAIFLWLWFKDLPMSTELLYQRLKARGVLMVPGNHFFPGLEKPWPHTQQCMRMNYVPEPEKIEAGVKILAEEIERAWREEA
- a CDS encoding fimbrial protein, whose amino-acid sequence is MKKLKWCLVTAAVLASSAALSWQVTRDDIVINIKGRAIIIPCHINNDVDIDIDFGTVGVQAIKSGNQFVERWIPVQCDSRVSSYSLKIESTSSGSEQNALTTTIPGLEIALLEGSTSLLLNTFFKPKNENGLMLKSQLTVTKDFASGTAGKFSASATLTTQYD
- a CDS encoding fimbrial protein, with amino-acid sequence MNVSCLTYSLFAASFLFINTSAQASGRVKAVAGVYDFVLSFDTQDATNAIGTEIDKTWQVGAIPSGQWFIRCTSLDKSNNRGIPILYSAGFISPLVHTTGNWYSLDEHWDVSVKVYIAGKVMKYIPVPFDAVSNQNQNTYTQCLSLGDNYIRTSTLGTGKQGIFSLKLKKKIVNGYSFISSPIIYVAGATAASDIDINDPFARVIIDSFSINLPEKCEINAGQSIDIDFGDVATTKLDGNHYREKKTLTVSCSGGEFDSGLDSVSAQFIGAASPFSSDYFSSTHNGIGILLKDEADNAIKPQGERKINMVSGKGSLPLSFTPVAESRSIDAGEFTASIIVKLLLE
- a CDS encoding fimbria/pilus periplasmic chaperone; its protein translation is MNKSVYGLLLPALVAAPLSSYAAIALDRTRAIFPGTEKSISLNISNENPQKPYLAQAWLEDGNRQKISSPFIIVPPLQRLEPGAKSAIRINALPAVAALPQDRESVFWFNVREVPPKSDKPNVMQVALQTRIKMFYRPQAIIPEKYTHWEDKLTFSRTSDGYRVDNPTPYYVTVISISGNKDESVAKDFQPFMIAPKSGERVKMKQYKTLYVMTINDFGGKPLTTFNCTKDDCHAEQK
- a CDS encoding type 1 fimbrial protein, giving the protein MKTNAVISALITVLACGQYPARASVDINYRGTLVADACQLSTDSAEQTIEFPDISVSAFKRNPRSAPKKFALTLLECDLTAGNLVNVTFNGQESREQPGTFAMTEGNSEGVAIALESEDGEAVKPSVAMRPNTLVQGRNVLSFRAYIQGNDYAAIKEGQFSSSVNFVLEYE
- a CDS encoding alpha-amylase — translated: MKPLALSLLLFPGLALAQWSVPTLPPLNEQSPGVFTTDAKLAKGTLPLTLNFDQQCWQPAEAIKLNQMLSLAPCKGEAPGWRVFRDGVYHIALDTRSGTPTLRLSVQSAQDAPAAAVAQCVKWDGKPLTVNVRQSFSDGSRVRDFYSGQTAQVKDGSVTLLPAPESHGLLLLEQAKTDAPAPFSWQNATVYFVLTDRFANGNPDNDRSYGRQPDGGEEIGTFHGGDLAGLTQKLDYLQQLGVNALWISSPLEQIHGWVGGGEKGDFPHYAYHGYYPLDWTKLDANMGSEEDLRKLVDEAHRRGIRVLFDVVMNHVGYATLADMQEFHFGALWLEGEAREKTLGTRWTDWRPGPGQSWHSFNDYINFGDKPAWDNWWGKAWIRTDIGDYDNPGFDDLTMSLAFLPDVKTESTQPSGLPHFLRNKPDTAAQAIDGFTPRDYIVHWLTRWVRDFGIDGFRVDTAKHVEKASWLALKNEASAALAAWKQANPDKAVDDAPFWMTGEAWGHGVMRSDYYDSGFDAMLNFDYQQQAADAVNCIAKMDANWQQMADKLRHFNVLSYLSSHDTRLFREGGARAAELLLLAPGAVQLFYGDETLRPFGPTGSDPLQGTRSDMNWADTNTAQASTLAHWRKLAQFRARHPAIGAGQHLPLKVPQGYGFSRHQGEDKVIVVQATAR
- a CDS encoding molecular chaperone, whose protein sequence is MGRFVIAFLLFGINAAQAAINVDRTRLVFNGSDKTISIGVTNTDNANPYLVQSWIEDADMNRLPIDISPLIVVPPVMRMDGGEKSALRISATSHAALLPSDRESLFYLNVREIPKKKQGENVLQVAIQTTLKVIYRPATIKRSPLSFDGSGLTLTRTREGLKIANSTPYYFTVVGLSVNKNDTKQEGFESFSVAPYASSVIKNNLPDTAKSVWATFINDYGGRPQQALTVM
- a CDS encoding 4Fe-4S dicluster domain-containing protein: MNRFILADAAKCIGCRTCEVACVMAHQDAGSSAVSARTFTPRIRIIKGSYVSTAVACRHCEDAPCVGVCPTSALVMERDAVQIREANCIGCKSCMMACPFGAIDIVTAHSDVAAMKVVKCDLCQQRSAGPACVAACPTGALRCMDDRTLRRSGVEKRRRAAFCEFA
- a CDS encoding fimbria/pilus outer membrane usher protein — protein: MSILFRLKPLSAFVFISLIGPGNVFAAEFNLDVLDAEDRSNVDLTRFSEKDYMMPGVYTFDLILNGHSVRHADFAFIERKQAEDKPGNVEACFSSEDIDALGLTPASLNKLTVWNEGKCFSLTTLPGSEMKPDLGEGTLTLSIPQAWLEYQDDAWFPPSRWEDGLPGVIFDYNMNASVTKPDSGDATRYISGTGTAGANAGPWRLRADWQANYAKTGSDSQRDIDWNRIYAYRALRGLQAKLSLGENYFTSDVFESWRYTGVSLNSDDSMLPPRLRGYAPEITGIAKTNARVVVSQQGRVLYETTVASGPFRIQDISDVVRGTLDVRVEEQDGSSQVFQVETATIPYLTRPGQLRYKLASGKPGDNNHHMQGPFFGSGEFSWGISNAWSLYGGSIIAGDYNAFVIGLGRDLLSLGAISADVTQSVARLPGEGRQQGKSWRLSYSKRFDELNSEITFAGYRFSERDYMSMNEYLNRRYRGSLLRHDKELYTVTASKTFSDARTSAYLSWSHQTYWNSEDTDRYSFSVSRYFDVASLHDISATLSVTRSDYNERTDNAAYLNLSVPFGGGTVSYNATKLNDRYTHTAGWYQRLSSGDSYRVQAGSASGGGEDSTTLGNVYYNHKGDIADMTVNTSWVQNRYTSAGMSLSGGLTATAKGAALHPGGTQGGSRMLVSTDAISHVPVENYGRSNVFGIAVIPDVASYYPVTTSIQLNKLPDDVEISGSSVAEAALTEGAIGYRQFDVLKGAKLIGIFALENGKKPPFGATVHNSKNREVGIISDDGMAWISGINPGDKLSVNWGGKTQCTTSVPHQINTDKLFFPCQK